Below is a window of Mucilaginibacter sp. PAMC 26640 DNA.
AGCCACCTGCAGATACTACTTTTCCTAGATTCAGGATTTAGATCAGCACCGCTAATAAACAAACTTGTAGCCTATTCCCCTTACCGTTTGCAGGTACATTGGCGAATCAGGATTATTCTCTATCTTCTTGCGAAGCCGTACAATGTGCATATCCAGCGTACGGGTATTGACATCGGCATTGTAGCCCCAAACTTCCATCATCAGCTCTTCTCGATTGATGATTTTGTTTTTGTTCTTCAAAAAATATAGCAGGATTCGGTTTTCCAGGATTGTTAATTCGGTCTTCCGGCCATCGCGGATTAACAGGTGTGTATTGGGAAGGTGCTCCATATTCCCAAACTTATGCGATTCGGTTTTCTCGTTATTAAGAGAGAATTTGATTTTACTGTCTATCATTGCCACCAGTACATCCATGTTAAATGGCTTAGTGATATAATCAGACACACCAAAATTATAAGCGCCTATTTTATCGATATCCTGAGCCTTAGCCGTCATCATG
It encodes the following:
- a CDS encoding DNA-binding response regulator, with amino-acid sequence MNKEIKIALVEDDENLRFLVAERLQSEGYKVLESGNGIEAEIMILMEQPDIVLLDWMLPGKQGSEVCSALREKGFDKLVIMMTAKAQDIDKIGAYNFGVSDYITKPFNMDVLVAMIDSKIKFSLNNEKTESHKFGNMEHLPNTHLLIRDGRKTELTILENRILLYFLKNKNKIINREELMMEVWGYNADVNTRTLDMHIVRLRKKIENNPDSPMYLQTVRGIGYKFVY